A genomic segment from Anticarsia gemmatalis isolate Benzon Research Colony breed Stoneville strain chromosome 12, ilAntGemm2 primary, whole genome shotgun sequence encodes:
- the LOC142977095 gene encoding motile sperm domain-containing protein 1-like: MKNFPVFVFPVSLEFYLNARHTHKQLLTVYNPYDFSVNFKVLCTSPNKFTVIDPEGVIAPQSCIDIVVRYTQPSVSHCDTIEKFRITMYDKNTQQALGKRDIPTKLIEGEPSSTNPESLGDNFHPILSRAAPLKPAEEQSRDRVTCQHPSHHREPQPVNIVAVAVSICCIAALLLPTQPEQVLKSQWPEWLHIGSNLKLVFSFVLGLVCMLVLRP, encoded by the exons atgaaaaacttCCCCGTATTCGTGTTTCCAGTATCTTTGGAGTTTTATTTGAATGCACGACACACTCATAAACAACTATTGACTGTGTACAATCCTTACGACTTCTCAGTTAATTTCAAAG TGCTATGTACGTCTCCGAACAAGTTCACGGTGATCGACCCCGAGGGTGTGATCGCTCCACAGAGCTGTATAGATATAGTGGTTCGTTACACACAACCATCTGTTTCCCACTGCGACACCATAGAAAAGTTCAGGATAACTATGTATGACAAAAACACCCAGCag GCACTGGGTAAAAGAGATATACCAACAAAACTTATAGAAGGAGAGCCATCAAGTACAAATCCAGAGAGTTTAGGAGATAATTTCCACCCAATACTGTCAAGGGCTGCTCCATTGAAACCTGCTGAAGAACAGAGCCGAGATAGAGTAACCTGTCAACACCCGTCACATCACAG AGAGCCACAGCCAGTGAACATAGTAGCTGTTGCTGTCAGTATATGTTGTATAGCCGCTCTCCTACTACCCACACAGCCAGAACAAGTGCTCAAGTCACAATGGCCTGAATGGCTTCATATCGGCTCTAACCTCAAACTGGTGTTCTCATTTGTTCTTGGCCTTGTATGCATGCTAGTATTGAGGCCATAG